Proteins co-encoded in one Aspergillus luchuensis IFO 4308 DNA, chromosome 6, nearly complete sequence genomic window:
- a CDS encoding uncharacterized protein (COG:S;~EggNog:ENOG410PI2E;~antiSMASH:Cluster_6.4), protein MPEVQDDNADADKFLNKFAVLTVEEPEDIPETQSAPAASKKVVKVTVVEEENEAADSYLGHLFFKTLCLLQDLDNIRKFISITWLEYRDKKIDLMNAAVVTDSALQLARDMVKEVEADWLSTRTPARNDVQTLVYNLAVMSRGTSAAPSTEVGLPYNKNMADVADWCYVPTKVLLDAFANVLHDNHQPVFKKGYFGTYNPKANRERMSVGQKFNEDKIILLSILPEFCMFDTFKFRTPTLDAITQGLVEFSKNRKVTLWLCFASQIFLDIHHIMRHSTLGAFGDLRMSGLRIQKVIDDYLKLSKTHPQPKFWAKEGDEEIQGISSTVDSWIIQDAFLNLRVLSGLDKTGSPPEKHALLSQHSILCGLILFHLNIRMQRVGQQLVTQWYDVQQLAFLHNLVINYATHKDVRWPDMDAFIKIHGESHIFIGSRPQNAGESLNRLELATGISSAANFARDSRSKPFHKPDGKNPRLLKPTTAVANLFSPKYVEGLAEDAGIANIDRILDELSQKSKLESSSCKEPIRANAELSITQKWSNNRNIDTLHLLAFLKTKLYEEEPVILYNYFGMHKRSIELLRLIREKEHHKFVQYFTAGYMPDESFISNIVLLIHHVARGSAQNARSMGLGSGDVELVSRIVMSSGDVMREYLKKNGDVACKELRVFCKNKKPIQDEVADDAGESDGLVTSWLHLEDVLGPKGVASLMTGIPMA, encoded by the coding sequence ATGCCTGAGGTCCAAGATGACAACGCCGATGCTGACAAGTTCTTGAACAAGTTTGCTGTTCTCACGGTGGAGGAACCTGAGGATATCCCAGAGACTCAATCGGCGCCCGCAGCATCGAAGAAGGTTGTCAAGGTCAcggttgtggaggaggaaaatgAGGCAGCCGACTCCTACCTTGGTCACTTGTTCTTCAAGACCTTGTGTCTACTGCAAGACTTGGACAACATACGGAAATTTATTTCCATCACTTGGTTGGAGTACCGGGATAAGAAAATCGACCTTATGAACGCCGCTGTCGTGACGGACAGTGCCTTGCAACTTGCCCGAGATATGGTGAAGGAGGTAGAGGCTGACTGGCTCTCTACTCGCACACCGGCAAGAAATGATGTTCAGACACTTGTTTACAATCTCGCCGTCATGAGCCGGGGCACCTCCGCAGCTCCATCCACGGAGGTTGGCCTGCCATACAACAAGAACATGGCTGATGTAGCCGATTGGTGCTATGTGCCTACCAAGGTTCTGCTTGACGCCTTTGCCAATGTCCTCCACGACAATCATCAACCAGTCTTCAAAAAGGGCTATTTCGGTACCTATAACCCAAAGGCGAACAGGGAGCGCATGTCCGTGGGCCAAAAGTTCAACGAAGATAAGATAATCCTTCTTTCGATTTTGCCCGAGTTCTGCATGTTTGACACTTTCAAATTCAGGACGCCTACCTTGGACGCTATCACGCAAGGTCTTGTTGAATTTTCCAAGAACAGAAAAGTTACTCTATGGCTATGCTTTGCCTCCCAGATTTTCCTCGacatccatcacatcatgCGACACAGTACCCTGGGTGCATTTGGAGACCTTCGGATGTCGGGACTGCGCATCCAGAAGGTCATTGATGACTACCTGAAGCTGTCCAAAACACACCCCCAGCCCAAGTTTTGGGCAAAGGAGGGCGACGAGGAGATTCAAGGTATTAGTTCTACCGTAGACTCCTGGATTATACAAGACGCGTTCCTCAATCTTCGGGTCCTGTCTGGACTCGACAAAACCGGATCACCGCCTGAGAAGCATGCGCTTTTATCGCAGCACTCTATCCTCTGCGGACTGATATTATTCCACCTCAATATTAGAATGCAGCGTGTGGGCCAGCAGCTTGTCACCCAATGGTATGACGTCCAACAGCTGGCTTTCTTGCACAATCTCGTTATCAATTATGCTACGCACAAGGATGTGAGATGGCCCGATATGGATGCTTTCATCAAGATTCATGGCGAGTCTCATATCTTCATTGGTTCACGGCCCCAGAACGCCGGTGAATCGCTAAACAGGCTTGAACTGGCCACAGGCATCTCATCTGCTGCCAATTTTGCGCGCGATTCCCGGAGTAAACCCTTTCATAAACCGGATGGCAAGAATCCACGCTTGCTCAAGCCTACCACTGCAGTTGCGAACTTGTTCTCCCCAAAGTATGTCGAGGGTCTCGCGGAAGATGCCGGGATCGCCAACATTGACCGGATCCTGGACGAGCTCTCACAAAAATCCAAGCTTGAATCCTCGTCCTGCAAGGAGCCCATCAGAGCTAATGCGGAGCTCTCGATTACCCAAAAGTGGTCGAATAACCGCAACATTGACACACTCCACCTTTTGGCCTTCCTGAAGACCAAGCTTTACGAAGAGGAGCCTGTCATCTTGTACAACTACTTCGGCATGCACAAACGTTCCATCGAGCTACTGCGATTGATCCGAGAGAAAGAGCATCACAAATTTGTTCAATATTTTACAGCTGGGTACATGCCTGATGAgtccttcatctccaacattgtccttctcatccaccatgtCGCGCGAGGCTCGGCACAAAACGCACGTTCAATGGGGCTCGGATCAGGGGACGTGGAGTTAGTGAGTCGTATTGTTATGAGCTCTGGCGACGTCATGCGTGAATACCTGAAGAAAAATGGTGATGTGGCATGCAAAGAGCTGAGGGTATTTTGTAAGAACAAAAAGCCGATTCAAGATGAGGTTGCTGATGATGCGGGCGAATCGGACGGGCTGGTGACGTCTTGGCTGCATCTTGAGGATGTTTTGGGTCCGAAGGGCGTGGCCTCGCTTATGACCGGGATCCCGATGGCCTAG
- a CDS encoding uncharacterized protein (COG:Q;~EggNog:ENOG410PW83;~InterPro:IPR036188,IPR000960;~PFAM:PF13738,PF13454,PF13450,PF07992;~go_function: GO:0050660 - flavin adenine dinucleotide binding [Evidence IEA];~go_function: GO:0050661 - NADP binding [Evidence IEA];~go_process: GO:0055114 - oxidation-reduction process [Evidence IEA]), with protein sequence MTPRYRRIAVIGTGPSGLSAVKALHDENTFDKIRVFERRDRVGGIWHYDPAPDPFHAPGSPSQTPNIPTSLPQFTSPRPEDTSARTGIYSHLDSNVGAKTMAFTHTPFPEINSSTSIKTFGPSNASRPFRTVANYLEDLFIPYLHLVSLSTTVERVEKTGHEWTLTLRKTGQLYHGLPQDYWWTETFDAVIIASGHYNVPSIPSIPGLSTTALTHPHAFEHAKAFRHADNYVNKRVLIIGGNVSAADLVTELHEIVSGPLYISQRGINPALENAWTLPNVERKPTLSRLEPTPASGSTNNTVTAHFTDGTKLESLDRVIFATGYTASYPFLVPDPVTANNRVAGFYQHIFRISDPSLALVGQVRAALSFRVYEYQAVAVARYFSGRAKELPSQAEQDRWEFERLKIKGNGVAFHEIKPDFREYFEALLEIAGEGAGLAPFEDRWADEAFEILKAKDEYWLRLKRGQNRAKL encoded by the coding sequence ATGACACCTAGATATCGTCGAATTGCTGTCATTGGCACAGGCCCTTCAGGCCTCTCCGCCGTCAAGGCTCTCCATGACGAGAATACCTTTGACAAAATTCGGGTCTTCGAGAGGCGCGACCGTGTAGGAGGCATTTGGCACTATGACCCAGCCCCAGACCCGTTTCATGCCCCCGGTAGCCCATCACAGACTcccaacatccccaccaGTCTTCCCCAGTTCACCTCTCCACGCCCGGAAGACACCAGTGCCAGAACAGGGATTTACTCCCACCTCGACAGCAATGTCGGTGCCAAAACAATGGCTTTCACCCACACACCATTTCCCGAAATCAACTCATCAACCTCAATCAAAACCTTCGGCCCATCCAATGCCTCCCGTCCGTTCCGTACCGTGGCCAACTACCTGGAggacctcttcatcccctacCTGCACCTAGTCTCGCTAAGCACGACAGTCGAACGGGTCGAGAAAACCGGCCACGAATGGACCCTGACCCTCCGTAAAACCGGCCAGCTCTACCACGGCCTACCCCAAGACTACTGGTGGACCGAGACCTTCGACGCCGTAATTATCGCTTCAGGTCACTACAACGTGCcttccatcccatctatcCCTGGCCTATCCACCACAGCCTTAACACACCCCCACGCCTTCGAACACGCCAAGGCCTTTCGCCACGCCGACAACTACGTAAACAAGCGCGTCCTCATTATTGGCGGCAACGTTTCCGCCGCTGACCTGGTCACCGAACTCCACGAGATCGTCTCCGGACCCCTCTACATCAGCCAACGCGGAATCAACCCCGCCCTCGAGAATGCCTGGACCCTGCCCAACGTCGAGCGCAAGCCCACTCTATCTCGCCTCGAACCTACCCCGGCATCAGGAAGCACAAACAACACCGTAACAGCCCACTTCACCGACGGCACTAAACTCGAATCACTCGACCGAGTCATCTTCGCCACAGGCTACACCGCATCCTACCCCTTCCTTGTCCCGGACCCCGTCACGGCTAATAACCGCGTCGCGGGCTTTTATCAGCATATATTCCGTATTTCGGATCCATCGCTGGCGCTGGTGGGACAAGTGCGTGCTGCTCTCAGCTTCCGCGTCTACGAGTACCAGGCTGTTGCGGTGGCGAGATATTTCTCTGGTCGGGCGAAGGAGCTGCCGAGTCAGGCGGAGCAGGATCGATGGGAGTTTGAGAGGCTGAAGATCAAAGGGAATGGGGTGGCGTTCCACGAAATCAAGCCGGATTTTAGGGAGTATTTTGAGGCATTGTTGGAGATTGCGGGTGAGGGGGCTGGATTAGCCCCGTTTGAGGATAGGTGGGCCGATGAGGCATTTGAAATCTTGAAGGCCAAGGATGAATATTGGTTGAGATTGAAGAGAGGTCAGAATAGAGCGAAATTGTAG
- a CDS encoding NAD(P)-dependent alcohol dehydrogenase (COG:Q;~EggNog:ENOG410PK6E;~InterPro:IPR013154,IPR013149,IPR002328,IPR036291, IPR011032,IPR020843;~PFAM:PF00107,PF08240;~SMCOG1040:alcohol dehydrogenase;~antiSMASH:Cluster_6.4;~go_function: GO:0008270 - zinc ion binding [Evidence IEA];~go_function: GO:0016491 - oxidoreductase activity [Evidence IEA];~go_process: GO:0055114 - oxidation-reduction process [Evidence IEA]), which yields MADTQQITGRALVSHGPYQAGGWKLQNVTLRPLRENELLVEVVASGVCQTDLHFAGLESGHGVHYPRVMGHEGAGYVRQVGPNVTAARVGDPVLLSFSACQTCQCCRRGHPAHCHNFDPINFESTQANRVFWDADADLSTVSTEPNISGQFFGQSSFASWTLVQEESVVNVSGLVEGREDLQLLAPLGCGVQTGAGAVIKASNAQPGDTVAVLGLGGVGLSAVMGARIAGCRTIIGVARNPARLELALALGATHVVRIDSNSDEYHVTEAVRALTDGLGADMTLETTGVPSLIAEGIRMTANKGRIVQLGTAPENALLSIPVHEFMVAGKQYMGVVEGDVVPREFVPKMIEWVKTGLLPLHEIVGFYQADDYRTAISDMKSGKTIKPVLLW from the exons ATGGCAGACACACAGCAAATCACCGGACGCGCCCTAGTCTCTCACGGCCCCTACCAGGCCGGCGGTTGGAAGCTTCAGAACGTCACCCTGCGACCCCTGCGAGAGAACGAACTGCTTGTTGAAGTGGTTGCCTCAGGTGTCTGCCAGACTGATCTGCATTTTGCTGGTCTGGAGAGTGGCCATGGCGTACATTATCCGCGAGTGATGGGTCACGAAG GTGCCGGATATGTTCGTCAGGTCGGGCCCAACGTCACCGCAGCCCGAGTCGGCGACCCAGTGCTCTTATCATTCTCCGCATGCCAGACCTGCCAATGCTGTCGTCGAGGTCATCCTGCACACTGTCACAATTTCGATCCTATTAATTTCGAGTCCACTCAAGCAAACCGCGTCTTCTGGGACGCTGATGCGGACTTATCAACAGTCTCTACGGAGCCGAACATTTCTGGACAGTTCTTTGGGCAGTCGAGCTTTGCTAGCTGGACACTAGTGCAGGAGGAATCGGTGGTGAATGTCTCCGGgctggtggagggaagggaggacCTTCAGCTGCTGGCGCCATTGGGATGTGGTGTCCAGACAGGTGCAGGTGCTGTTATCAAGGCATCAAACGCACAGCCCGGGGATACTGTAGCTGTTCTCGGATTGGGAGGTGTTGGGTTGAGTGCGGTGATGGGAGCGCGTATCGCTGGTTGCAGGACAATCATCGGTGTGGCGCGAAATCCGGCCCGTCTTGAGTTGGCGCTGGCGCTTGGGGCAACGCATGTTGTTCGAATTGATTCAAATTCTGATGAATATCACGTAACAGAGGCGGTTCGTGCCCTTACTGATGGTCTAGGCGCAGACATGACGTTGGAGACTACAGGGGTGCCGAGTTTGATCGCTGAGGGCATTCGCATGACAGCTAACAAGGGGAGGATTGTTCAGCTTGGAACAGCACCGGAAAATGCACTGCTTAGCATTCCCGTTCATGAGTTTATGGTCGCTGGAAAGCAATACATGGGGGTTGTGGAGGGAGACGTTGTCCCTAGAGAATTCGTGCCTAAGATGATTGAGTGGGTCAAGACGGGACTACTTCCTTTGCATGAAATCGTGGGCTTTTATCAAGCAGACGACTACAGGACAGCGATAAGCGACATGAAGAGTGGGAAGACCATCAAACCGGTTCTTTTATGGTAA
- a CDS encoding uncharacterized protein (COG:S;~EggNog:ENOG410PJZM;~InterPro:IPR011701,IPR036259;~PFAM:PF07690,PF05978;~TransMembrane:11 (i12-31o51-74i81-100o106-134i141-165o177-198i226-248o268-288i300-323o343-364i404-425o);~antiSMASH:Cluster_6.4;~go_function: GO:0022857 - transmembrane transporter activity [Evidence IEA];~go_process: GO:0055085 - transmembrane transport [Evidence IEA]): protein MASPQPTNRFLSVVRSIPFQIAIASGVSFTAPGMWDALNNLGAGGAAEPYAVSAANALLYGLFAVVCIAAGAINNRIGLRYGLALGAIGYPIYGAGLYTNNYSPTTWFLLFGSALCGISAGFFWAAEAAIIIGYPSPKDRAFYLAIWQTAKAAGPIVGGAIELGLNAQNSGKGTVSASTYIVFIVLMCLGLPIGLCLSPAEKVQRKDRTLVVVHTQATWMAEFKAVISLLFTRRIAMLMPAFFISYFYNGFQSTWLTDYFTVRSRAFSSFFTNFAGITSSFLIATLLDKQSIHIKTRARIAFASLIFVLVGTWIWATILQYQFYYEYTNPVFDWFKGGFGKTYALVFFWSFGGQAFQQFLYWLVGQYTTDLSSLSHHCGILRGFEALGQTVAWAMQSEGNANHFVSIGLNFGITLLCVIPTWIIISELEHTHEVEVRAEDTAKTVDDGEAEPQTA from the exons atggcctcACCCCAGCCGACTAACCGCTTCCTGTCGGTGGTCCGGTCGATCCCCTTCCAGATCGCCATCGCCAGTGGTGTTTCCTTCACTGCTCCGGGCATGTGGGATGCCTTGAACAACCTGGGTGCTGGAGGTGCCGCAGAGCCGTATGCTGTCTCAGCTGCAAATGCCCTGCTGTATGGACTGTTCGCTGTGGTTTGTATCGCTGCCGGCGCCATCAACAACCGTATCGGGCTTCGCTATGGCCTGGCGCTGGGCGCCATCGGTTACCCTATCTACGGTGCCGGTCTGTATACGAACAACTACTCGCCGACGACCTGGTTTCTGCTATTTGGAAGTGCTTTGTGTGGTATTTCGGCTGGTTTCTTCTGGGCTGCTGAAGCGGCCATCATTATCGGGTACCCTAGTCCCAAGGATAGAGCGTTCTACCTAG CGATTTGGCAAACCGCCAAAGCTGCAGGCCCTATCGTCGGTGGTGCAATCGAACTAGGCCTCAATGCTCAAAACTCCGGCAAGGGAACCGTCAGTGCAAGCACGtacatcgtcttcatcgtgcTCATGTGCCTCGGACTTCCTATCGGTCTGTGCCTAAGCCCAGCAGAGAAAGTCCAACGTAAAGACCGGACGCTGGTTGTCGTTCACACGCAAGCCACGTGGATGGCCGAATTCAAAGCCGTCATTTCGCTGCTCTTCACCCGCCGTATTGCCATGCTGATgccggccttcttcatcagctaCTTCTACAACGGCTTCCAGAGCACCTGGCTGACCGACTACTTTACTGTTCGCTCCCgggctttctcctctttcttcaccAACTTCGCCGGCATCACGTCTTCCTTCCTGATTGCCACCTTGCTGGATAAGCAGTCTATCCACATCAAGACGCGGGCCCGCATAGCGTTCGCGTCGCTCATTTTCGTGCTCGTAGGCACCTGGATCTGGGCCACCATCCTGCAGTACCAGTTCTACTACGAATACACGAACCCAGTCTTTGACTGGTTCAAGGGCGGGTTCGGCAAGACATACgctcttgttttcttctggtcCTTCGGTGGACAGGCTTTCCAACAGTTCCTCTACTGGCTTGTCGGGCAGTACACCACCGATCTCTCGTCCCTGTCTCACCACTGCGGTATTCTCCGTGGATTTGAGGCTCTGGGACAGACTGTTGCCTGGGC TATGCAATCCGAAGGCAACGCCAACCACTTCGTGAGCATCGGCCTCAACTTCGGCATCACCCTGCTCTGCGTGATCCCCACGTggatcatcatctccgagcTCGAGCATACCCATGAAGTGGAGGTTCGCGCGGAGGATACCGCCAAGActgtcgatgatggcgaggccGAGCCGCAGACGGCTTAA